The following are encoded together in the Saccharospirillaceae bacterium genome:
- the cmoB gene encoding tRNA 5-methoxyuridine(34)/uridine 5-oxyacetic acid(34) synthase CmoB, which yields MSENILSWFEELTDFMREGKLAPWADVLPQQLQEILVAKEHGDQPRWLKALNSLPVVAGVSAELTAHDLRLSSEAINDQQQQQVLDGLKGLMPWRKGPFQFFATHIDTEWRSDWKWERVLPHLSSLKNRVVLDVGCGSGYHMWRMLGEGAYRVVGVDPSRLFLMQFQAMKRYLQSTQSEPVRADLLPLKMEDVPPRLKAFDTVFSMGVLYHRKSPLEHLQELKDALRPGGELVLETLVIDGGLGDTLMPEDRYAMMRNVWFLPSTETLLLWCRRIGFKNARVVDLNQTSLDEQRSTEWMQYNSLKDFLDPADTNKTAEGYPAPLRAVVIAEA from the coding sequence ATGAGTGAAAATATCCTCTCCTGGTTCGAAGAACTCACCGATTTCATGCGTGAAGGTAAATTGGCTCCCTGGGCCGATGTATTGCCACAACAACTGCAGGAGATCCTGGTCGCTAAGGAACACGGTGATCAGCCACGTTGGCTGAAGGCACTGAACAGCTTGCCAGTGGTTGCTGGTGTGTCTGCTGAATTAACCGCTCATGACTTGCGTTTATCCAGCGAAGCCATCAACGACCAGCAACAGCAGCAAGTACTGGACGGCTTAAAGGGATTGATGCCCTGGCGTAAAGGTCCGTTTCAGTTCTTCGCCACGCACATCGATACCGAGTGGCGTTCGGACTGGAAGTGGGAGCGGGTTCTTCCGCATTTATCGTCCTTAAAAAACCGGGTCGTGCTGGACGTTGGTTGTGGCTCTGGCTACCACATGTGGCGCATGTTAGGTGAGGGCGCTTATCGTGTTGTTGGTGTGGACCCATCCCGTTTGTTTCTGATGCAGTTTCAGGCGATGAAGCGGTATTTGCAGTCCACTCAATCTGAACCGGTACGGGCTGACTTATTGCCATTAAAAATGGAAGACGTACCGCCTCGGTTAAAAGCGTTTGATACCGTCTTCTCCATGGGCGTCCTGTATCACCGTAAGTCGCCGCTAGAGCATTTGCAGGAATTAAAGGATGCATTGCGACCCGGCGGTGAACTGGTGTTGGAAACCCTGGTGATCGACGGGGGTTTGGGCGATACGCTGATGCCGGAAGACCGATATGCCATGATGCGCAACGTTTGGTTTCTGCCATCAACCGAAACGTTATTGCTCTGGTGTCGCCGCATTGGTTTTAAAAATGCGCGAGTGGTGGATTTAAACCAGACTTCGCTCGATGAACAGCGCAGCACTGAATGGATGCAATACAATTCGCTGAAAGACTTTCTTGATCCGGCTGATACCAATAAAACCGCCGAAGGTTATCCAGCGCCGTTGCGAGCGGTGGTAATCGCAGAAGCATAA
- a CDS encoding NAD(P)H-dependent oxidoreductase: MKRVLVINANPKTDSLTKSLANQYTDSVNSQYEVKVIHIGDLDFTPDLKEGYQTIQQLEPDLVNTQALISWAEHIVILSPVWWGTVPAKFKGLIDRTFLPGFAFKYEEGKAIPKKLLKGKTAEMIVTLDTPVFWYKYIQGNVIYKHLKRTVLDFSGIKNNRTTYFGPVISSKHKDIEGWHEKVTRLAASI; encoded by the coding sequence GTGAAAAGAGTACTGGTGATAAACGCAAATCCTAAAACTGATAGCTTAACCAAGTCATTAGCGAACCAGTATACGGATAGCGTTAATAGTCAATATGAAGTGAAGGTGATTCACATTGGTGACCTGGATTTCACTCCAGACTTGAAGGAGGGTTATCAAACGATTCAGCAGCTGGAACCTGATTTAGTGAATACACAAGCACTGATTTCATGGGCTGAACACATAGTCATTCTCTCTCCTGTTTGGTGGGGTACGGTACCGGCAAAGTTCAAAGGACTCATAGACAGGACGTTTCTTCCGGGTTTTGCGTTTAAATACGAAGAAGGTAAGGCGATACCCAAGAAGCTATTGAAAGGTAAAACGGCGGAAATGATTGTTACGCTTGATACTCCGGTTTTCTGGTATAAATACATTCAAGGTAATGTGATTTACAAGCATTTAAAGAGAACCGTGTTAGATTTTTCTGGTATCAAGAACAACCGGACTACATATTTTGGTCCGGTAATATCGTCGAAGCATAAGGATATCGAAGGTTGGCACGAAAAAGTTACCAGATTGGCTGCGAGTATTTAG
- a CDS encoding efflux RND transporter periplasmic adaptor subunit — MKSFKLPLVAMLSAAVLLASCSSEQADTPQGATQQPLQPIDVARVVTADVVDWSNFTTRLQAPQTVELRPRVSGVIESIEFTEGSRVDQGDLLVKLDPRPFAAEVNRLKAQRDAAKAALKQAELEERRSSSLRKNKAISAEEADARIFQAQQRRAELASVEAALEAARLNLEFTEIRSPLNGNTSNAFIQPGNTVNANASVLTNLVSTEQVHAYFDIDERTWNAQFADVTADTQLAVYLQLTGEDDYGHMGVLDFIDNRVDFNTGTLRVRGTFPTDSNKLRPGAFARVRIAPHQQTSSILVPETAIGTDLKNRFVLTVDVENKLAYRLVTLGTRIGSLRVIKTGLKEGDRIAVNGPARVGPGMPIEPREVDVDISVLDKKIPLTRIENSVKSSAVALVE; from the coding sequence ATGAAATCATTCAAATTACCGTTGGTAGCCATGTTGAGTGCAGCGGTATTGTTGGCATCCTGCTCATCAGAGCAGGCGGATACTCCACAAGGCGCGACGCAGCAACCATTGCAACCGATTGATGTTGCCCGTGTTGTTACTGCAGATGTGGTCGATTGGAGTAATTTCACCACCCGTTTGCAGGCGCCTCAGACTGTTGAATTGCGTCCTCGCGTCAGCGGTGTGATTGAATCCATCGAATTCACCGAAGGCAGCCGGGTTGATCAAGGCGACCTGTTGGTAAAATTGGACCCTCGTCCGTTTGCTGCAGAGGTGAATCGTTTAAAAGCTCAGCGTGATGCCGCGAAAGCCGCCTTAAAACAGGCTGAGTTAGAAGAACGCCGCAGCTCCAGTTTGCGTAAAAACAAAGCCATCTCTGCGGAAGAGGCTGACGCCCGGATATTTCAGGCGCAACAACGTCGTGCAGAGCTGGCTTCGGTTGAAGCCGCATTGGAAGCTGCGCGCCTGAATCTGGAATTTACCGAGATTCGCTCGCCATTAAATGGCAACACCTCGAATGCCTTTATCCAACCGGGCAACACGGTTAATGCCAATGCCAGTGTATTAACCAATCTGGTATCGACGGAACAGGTTCACGCTTATTTTGATATCGATGAACGTACCTGGAATGCTCAGTTCGCTGATGTTACTGCCGACACTCAATTGGCGGTGTATTTGCAATTAACCGGTGAAGACGATTACGGCCACATGGGTGTACTCGACTTTATCGATAACCGTGTTGATTTTAATACCGGCACTCTGCGAGTGCGTGGCACGTTCCCAACCGACAGCAACAAATTACGTCCGGGGGCGTTTGCCCGTGTGCGTATTGCCCCTCACCAGCAAACCAGCAGCATTCTGGTACCGGAAACGGCGATTGGCACCGATCTGAAAAACCGTTTTGTATTAACGGTTGATGTCGAAAATAAACTGGCATATCGCCTGGTAACTTTGGGTACCCGTATCGGCAGCTTACGTGTGATTAAAACCGGATTAAAAGAAGGTGACCGTATTGCGGTTAATGGTCCGGCCCGCGTTGGCCCTGGCATGCCGATTGAGCCACGGGAAGTGGACGTTGACATCTCAGTGCTGGATAAAAAAATTCCGCTGACCCGCATCGAAAATTCTGTGAAGAGCAGCGCCGTGGCGCTGGTCGAATAG
- a CDS encoding efflux RND transporter permease subunit, whose product MNFSHFFINRPIFASVLSLLILIGGSISLFQLPVSEYPEVVPPTVVVTANYPGANPKVIADTVASPLEQEMAGLDNMLYQSSQSTADGRMTLTITLKLGTDLDRAQQQVQNRVNTALPRLPQEVQRFGVTVEKASPNLTMVVHIFSPDGSRDNSYLANYGDIYIEDELKAVEGVGNVQLFGGGSYSMRLWLQPEALAERRLTAGDVITAVRQQNRQVAAGTLGAQPMVRENQFQILLNVQGRLSTVEEFQNIVIRVGEQGAITRLKDVARVELGENTYALRSLLDGQNAIAIPIFQRPGSNAIALSDAVRAKMAELSENFPAGMSYEIAYDPTVFVRGSIDAVITTLLEAIVLVVLVVILFLQTWRASIIPLIAVPVSLIGTFAVMQWLGVSINTLSLFGLVLAIGIVVDDAIVVVENVERNIGNGLSPVEATKQAMTEVTGPIIAIALVLCAVFIPTAFIQGLSGQFYKQFALTITISTLISAFNSLTLSPALSAILLKGHDDKPDALTRGMDKIFGAWLFRPFNRLFDKSSDLYEGAVRRLIRFGAIVGLVYFGLLALTGKVFNDVPGGFIPAQDKQYLVAIAQLPDASSLDRTEQVVREMTGIALANPGVANAIGFPGLSANGFVNSSNAAIVFLPLKSFEARKGDPSQNAFAIAGALNAQYGAIDEAFVAVFPPPPILGLGTTGGFKVQLEDRGNLGFDALFAALQKVQGMGWQDPALTGLFSSFRIQVPQLDISVDREQALLQGVPLSEVFDALQIYLGSVYVNDFNLFGRTYQVNAQADAQYRLDPEHILRLEVRNAAGEMVPLGAMVEIKPTTGPDRVMRYNGYMSAELNGNPSPGYSSDQALAAMSKILDENLPDGIAYEWTEVTYQQILAGNTMVYIFPLVVLLVFLVLAATYESLTLPMAIILIVPMTILSALLGVAIDGGDNNIFTRIALIVLVALACKNAILMVEFARDRNRGGLSRLDAILEACRLRLRPILMTSIAFTAGVVPLVLATGAGAEMRQAMGNAVFAGMLGVTFFGLLFTPVFYMAMTAFDKDKRKEAER is encoded by the coding sequence ATGAATTTCAGTCACTTTTTTATTAACCGGCCGATTTTTGCATCGGTATTGTCGTTGCTGATTTTAATCGGTGGCAGCATTTCATTATTCCAGTTACCGGTAAGCGAATACCCGGAAGTGGTGCCACCAACGGTGGTAGTAACCGCTAACTATCCTGGTGCTAACCCGAAGGTGATTGCCGATACCGTAGCGTCACCGCTGGAGCAGGAAATGGCCGGCCTCGACAATATGTTGTATCAGTCGTCGCAGTCGACCGCTGATGGCCGCATGACATTAACCATTACCCTGAAGCTGGGCACCGATTTAGACCGGGCACAGCAACAGGTTCAGAACCGTGTTAATACGGCATTACCGCGCTTACCGCAGGAAGTACAACGTTTCGGTGTCACCGTCGAAAAAGCCTCACCGAACCTCACCATGGTGGTGCATATTTTTTCGCCGGATGGCTCGCGTGATAACAGTTATCTGGCCAACTATGGCGATATTTATATCGAAGACGAACTAAAAGCGGTTGAAGGTGTGGGTAATGTTCAGCTGTTTGGTGGTGGTTCTTATTCCATGCGTTTGTGGTTACAACCAGAAGCGCTGGCGGAACGCCGTTTAACCGCGGGTGATGTCATAACCGCAGTACGCCAGCAAAACCGTCAGGTGGCGGCGGGTACTCTGGGCGCACAACCTATGGTGCGTGAAAATCAGTTTCAGATTTTGCTGAATGTGCAGGGGCGTTTAAGCACGGTAGAAGAATTCCAGAACATCGTAATTCGTGTCGGTGAACAGGGCGCTATTACCCGCTTAAAAGACGTTGCTCGTGTTGAACTCGGTGAAAATACCTATGCATTGCGCTCGTTGTTAGACGGCCAGAATGCGATTGCCATTCCGATTTTTCAGCGCCCGGGTTCGAACGCCATTGCGCTGTCGGATGCGGTACGGGCAAAAATGGCGGAGCTGTCAGAAAACTTCCCGGCCGGTATGAGCTATGAGATTGCATACGATCCTACGGTCTTTGTACGTGGGTCGATTGATGCGGTAATCACCACACTGCTGGAAGCGATTGTGCTGGTGGTATTGGTGGTTATTTTATTCCTGCAAACCTGGCGTGCGTCGATTATTCCGTTAATTGCGGTACCGGTGTCATTAATTGGTACCTTTGCGGTGATGCAATGGTTAGGTGTATCGATTAATACGCTGTCGTTGTTCGGCTTAGTATTGGCGATTGGTATCGTGGTGGATGACGCCATCGTGGTGGTTGAAAATGTCGAGCGTAATATCGGCAATGGTTTGTCACCGGTTGAAGCTACCAAACAAGCGATGACTGAAGTAACCGGGCCAATTATTGCCATTGCACTGGTACTGTGTGCGGTCTTTATTCCAACTGCCTTTATTCAGGGGTTAAGTGGCCAGTTCTATAAACAGTTCGCTTTGACAATCACCATTTCAACGTTAATTTCAGCCTTTAACTCGCTGACTTTATCTCCGGCGCTGTCAGCCATTTTGTTGAAAGGTCATGACGACAAACCAGACGCATTAACCCGCGGCATGGATAAAATCTTTGGTGCCTGGTTATTCCGTCCATTCAACCGTTTATTCGATAAAAGCTCGGACCTGTATGAAGGTGCCGTGCGCCGTTTGATTCGTTTTGGTGCCATTGTTGGTCTGGTGTATTTCGGTCTATTAGCGTTAACCGGGAAAGTGTTTAACGATGTGCCGGGTGGTTTTATCCCGGCACAGGATAAACAGTACCTGGTGGCGATTGCGCAATTGCCGGACGCTTCCAGCCTTGATCGTACCGAACAAGTGGTGCGTGAAATGACCGGCATCGCCCTGGCAAATCCAGGTGTGGCCAATGCCATTGGTTTTCCAGGTTTATCTGCTAACGGCTTTGTTAATTCATCGAACGCCGCCATTGTATTCCTGCCTTTAAAATCGTTTGAAGCGCGCAAAGGTGACCCATCACAAAATGCGTTTGCCATTGCAGGTGCACTGAATGCTCAATATGGCGCCATTGATGAAGCGTTTGTGGCGGTATTCCCACCACCTCCCATTTTGGGACTGGGTACCACTGGTGGTTTTAAAGTGCAGCTGGAAGATCGCGGCAACTTAGGTTTTGATGCCTTATTTGCAGCGCTGCAAAAAGTTCAGGGCATGGGCTGGCAAGACCCGGCATTAACTGGATTATTCTCCAGTTTCCGTATTCAGGTACCGCAGCTGGATATCAGTGTTGACCGCGAGCAGGCATTGCTACAGGGCGTGCCACTGAGTGAAGTGTTTGATGCGTTGCAGATTTATCTGGGTTCTGTGTATGTGAATGACTTCAACCTGTTTGGCCGGACTTATCAGGTTAATGCTCAGGCGGATGCACAATACCGCTTAGACCCGGAACATATTCTGCGCTTAGAAGTGCGTAATGCGGCCGGTGAGATGGTGCCTCTGGGGGCGATGGTAGAAATCAAACCAACCACAGGGCCGGATCGGGTTATGCGCTACAACGGTTATATGAGTGCCGAATTGAACGGTAATCCATCACCGGGTTACAGCTCAGATCAGGCGCTGGCTGCGATGAGCAAAATTCTGGATGAAAACCTGCCGGATGGTATTGCCTACGAATGGACCGAAGTCACTTATCAGCAGATTCTGGCCGGTAACACTATGGTCTATATCTTTCCGCTGGTGGTGCTGTTGGTCTTCCTGGTGTTAGCAGCAACGTATGAGAGTCTGACCTTGCCAATGGCGATTATTTTAATCGTACCCATGACCATTTTATCGGCACTGTTAGGCGTCGCTATCGATGGTGGTGATAACAATATCTTTACCCGAATCGCCTTGATTGTATTGGTGGCACTGGCCTGTAAAAACGCCATTTTAATGGTGGAATTTGCTCGTGATCGTAACCGGGGTGGTTTATCGCGATTGGACGCGATTCTGGAAGCTTGTCGATTGCGTTTACGTCCGATTCTGATGACGTCCATTGCGTTTACCGCGGGTGTCGTACCTCTGGTGCTGGCAACCGGTGCCGGCGCAGAAATGCGCCAGGCCATGGGGAATGCAGTGTTCGCCGGTATGTTGGGGGTGACCTTCTTTGGTCTGCTGTTTACCCCGGTGTTCTACATGGCGATGACCGCCTTTGATAAAGACAAACGCAAAGAAGCTGAGCGTTAA
- a CDS encoding TetR/AcrR family transcriptional regulator, whose translation MDAALSVLKVSGVEGLTMRGVAATAGRSLNNIQHHFKNKQVLLNALTEHYFDQCNDTLQQYSPGKLPTDPKQELYNLILFVLKQTEQINDACIVFRELWAVSMRDREIEDKLNQFYSASVEKLCSFWEQYDENNAAHAAAILLPYIEGYSIQHKALPITTDEIAKMLTDIIYSVLTREINAAGEPSHIPF comes from the coding sequence ATGGACGCAGCCCTGTCCGTATTAAAAGTCTCAGGTGTGGAAGGCCTTACGATGCGTGGCGTTGCTGCGACAGCAGGCCGGAGTCTCAATAATATCCAGCATCATTTTAAGAATAAACAGGTTCTTTTAAACGCCTTAACAGAACACTACTTCGACCAGTGTAATGACACACTTCAACAATATTCTCCTGGAAAACTGCCCACTGATCCGAAACAAGAACTGTATAACCTTATTCTGTTCGTACTAAAACAAACGGAGCAAATCAACGATGCCTGTATCGTGTTCAGGGAGCTTTGGGCTGTATCAATGCGCGATAGAGAGATTGAAGATAAACTCAACCAGTTTTATTCCGCATCAGTGGAAAAGTTATGTTCATTCTGGGAGCAGTATGATGAAAATAACGCAGCACATGCGGCTGCAATACTGCTACCGTACATTGAAGGCTACTCCATACAACACAAAGCGCTACCGATTACTACCGATGAAATTGCGAAGATGCTTACGGATATTATTTATTCTGTGCTGACACGAGAAATCAATGCCGCGGGCGAACCCTCCCACATTCCGTTTTAG
- a CDS encoding TIGR02450 family Trp-rich protein translates to MNRINPKKLLNSKWTAVKPKNKEKHFMITEVEFDEEGDVIHCLIEAVMTHNECAIDWQDLKDDAQWRQGWK, encoded by the coding sequence TTGAACAGAATTAATCCGAAAAAACTTCTCAACAGCAAATGGACTGCCGTTAAACCGAAAAACAAAGAAAAGCACTTTATGATTACCGAAGTCGAGTTTGACGAGGAAGGTGACGTTATCCACTGCTTAATTGAAGCGGTGATGACACACAACGAGTGCGCAATCGATTGGCAAGATCTGAAGGATGATGCTCAATGGCGGCAGGGCTGGAAGTAA
- a CDS encoding VOC family protein gives MSNLNTIEIKAFVPAKDFDLSKAFYADMGFTLASDTDGIAYFHHGSSSFLLQDFYQKSSAENFMMHMLVEDVYCWHQSIKDSRIADKYKVKISEVNQQPWGMLEFVVFDPSGVLWRFAQNV, from the coding sequence TTGAGCAATCTGAATACAATCGAAATAAAGGCATTCGTACCGGCAAAGGACTTTGATTTATCGAAAGCCTTTTATGCGGATATGGGCTTTACTTTGGCATCAGACACCGATGGTATTGCTTATTTCCATCATGGAAGTTCCAGCTTCTTACTTCAGGATTTTTATCAAAAGAGTAGCGCTGAGAACTTCATGATGCACATGCTTGTAGAAGATGTTTATTGTTGGCATCAATCTATTAAAGATTCACGGATAGCGGATAAATATAAGGTTAAAATTTCTGAAGTTAATCAGCAGCCCTGGGGCATGCTTGAATTCGTGGTATTCGATCCAAGCGGTGTACTATGGCGTTTCGCCCAGAATGTGTAA
- a CDS encoding PhzF family phenazine biosynthesis protein, whose protein sequence is MKCKLVDVFAKQRLSGNGLTIFYDYESLDARQMLALTQEMRQFESIFISERITDSSVRARIFTVDEELDFAGHPVVGLAAHLHDEYGNNNHHDWDIVLNRKTVHVKTEVTDKYFKASMDQGKPEFLGVLNVDQTEKVRVALNLDTMNLTDYPLEVISTGLPYLIVPVSSGLENAKISVSDFESLLESFGAKFVYIFDINNFEGRTWDNDGSVEDIATGSAAGPTAAYLYKHRVCSTENPITISQGRLLGRPSEIVASAETEDDVITNIWVSGTVIKVADISFV, encoded by the coding sequence ATGAAATGTAAACTGGTTGATGTATTTGCTAAACAGCGGCTTTCAGGTAACGGCCTGACCATTTTCTACGATTATGAATCACTGGATGCCCGGCAAATGCTGGCACTAACGCAAGAGATGAGACAATTTGAATCAATATTCATCTCTGAACGCATCACGGATTCTTCGGTCAGGGCCAGAATATTCACAGTTGATGAAGAGTTAGACTTTGCTGGTCATCCCGTGGTTGGTTTAGCGGCACATTTACATGACGAATACGGTAACAATAACCACCATGATTGGGATATTGTGTTGAACCGAAAGACCGTACATGTCAAAACTGAAGTGACTGACAAGTATTTCAAAGCCTCGATGGATCAGGGGAAGCCCGAGTTTCTGGGTGTACTCAATGTCGATCAAACGGAAAAAGTACGTGTTGCTCTCAATCTGGATACGATGAACTTAACGGACTATCCTCTGGAAGTAATTTCGACCGGCTTGCCGTACTTAATTGTTCCTGTTTCAAGTGGTTTGGAGAATGCAAAAATCTCTGTCTCTGATTTTGAAAGTTTGTTGGAGAGTTTCGGGGCTAAGTTCGTTTATATCTTTGATATCAATAATTTTGAGGGACGAACCTGGGATAACGATGGTTCTGTTGAAGATATCGCCACTGGCAGTGCGGCTGGCCCGACGGCAGCCTACTTGTACAAGCACCGGGTTTGTTCAACAGAAAATCCGATCACTATTTCGCAGGGAAGGTTGTTAGGCCGGCCCAGCGAAATTGTTGCCTCCGCAGAAACTGAAGATGACGTTATCACAAATATCTGGGTCTCCGGCACTGTGATTAAAGTGGCAGATATTTCGTTTGTCTGA
- the cmoA gene encoding carboxy-S-adenosyl-L-methionine synthase CmoA, with protein MTPQKPDIEQDTDRIYQADHGEVANFAFDGAVARVFPDMIKRSVPGYAETVAMSGVIAGRYAQPNSNLYDLGCSLGAVTLAMRHGVDGKPELKNCRVVGIDNSASMLERAGHYVALDDSPIDVDLVCDDICSYPMNNASVTALNFVLQFIPLDQRLDLLTHVAASTNPGGALILSEKLCFDTTEQQLQTDLHHDFKRANGYSDLEIAQKRAAIENVLLPETEDTHTQRLKQAGFSNVIRWYQCFNFVSFLAVK; from the coding sequence ATGACTCCGCAAAAACCCGATATCGAACAGGATACTGACCGTATCTATCAGGCAGACCACGGCGAAGTGGCCAACTTTGCATTTGATGGTGCGGTTGCGCGGGTATTCCCGGATATGATTAAACGCTCGGTGCCGGGCTATGCGGAAACGGTTGCCATGTCAGGTGTGATCGCTGGTCGCTATGCGCAGCCCAACTCAAACCTGTACGATTTAGGCTGTTCTCTGGGGGCGGTTACCCTGGCGATGCGTCATGGTGTTGATGGCAAGCCTGAATTAAAGAACTGCCGTGTGGTGGGTATCGACAATTCAGCTTCGATGCTGGAGCGCGCGGGTCATTACGTGGCACTGGACGATTCACCGATTGACGTTGATCTGGTGTGTGACGATATCTGTTCTTACCCAATGAACAACGCCTCGGTGACGGCGCTTAATTTTGTGCTGCAGTTTATTCCACTGGATCAGCGACTGGATTTATTAACGCACGTGGCGGCGTCAACCAATCCGGGTGGTGCGCTGATTTTGTCGGAGAAGTTGTGTTTCGACACAACCGAGCAACAGCTGCAAACCGACCTGCATCACGATTTTAAACGCGCCAATGGCTACTCCGACTTAGAGATCGCGCAGAAGCGGGCTGCCATCGAAAATGTGTTACTTCCGGAAACCGAAGACACACATACCCAGCGATTAAAACAGGCGGGTTTCTCTAACGTCATCCGCTGGTATCAGTGTTTTAATTTTGTGTCATTTTTAGCGGTTAAATAG
- a CDS encoding AraC family transcriptional regulator yields the protein MSDQHVSGQGVNNYREIPRASDTLGDTLYSLRLDGVIYASSELISPWGIAMPALSGKMMFHIVTEGGCWLRFKDGESHYLKPGELALIPRGEGHCISDTTKQRCAPFFDIPVIRLSDRFELIRYGGRSQANNTHSSNGPPDTRLTCGVLNFDQVLGKKLINQLPQIIHITSDDDTSTQHLQTLLQLMGQEARTLSPGGETVIANLADIIVIQALRHWLSHSPQANIGWLGALKDPKLGKALTAIHNSPETSWTVQQLAQQAGMSRSGFSARFTEVIGTSVKQYVTDWRMNLARLRIMQSDVTLAQLADELGYQSEAAFSRAYKRVVGEPPMRARATAE from the coding sequence ATGAGCGACCAGCATGTGTCTGGGCAAGGCGTCAATAATTACCGGGAAATACCGCGCGCCTCCGATACGCTTGGTGACACGTTATATTCATTACGACTTGATGGTGTCATTTACGCCAGCTCAGAATTAATCTCTCCCTGGGGCATTGCCATGCCAGCCCTAAGTGGGAAGATGATGTTCCACATCGTTACCGAAGGTGGCTGCTGGCTGCGCTTTAAAGATGGTGAAAGTCATTATCTGAAACCGGGTGAGCTGGCACTCATTCCACGTGGTGAAGGTCATTGTATATCTGATACCACGAAACAACGTTGTGCGCCTTTTTTCGATATTCCGGTAATCCGCTTATCCGATCGATTTGAATTAATTCGTTATGGCGGTCGCTCTCAGGCAAATAACACACATTCCAGCAACGGCCCGCCGGATACTCGCCTGACCTGTGGTGTATTAAATTTTGACCAAGTGCTGGGGAAGAAATTAATAAATCAATTACCACAGATTATTCACATCACCAGCGACGATGACACCTCAACGCAACACTTACAGACGCTTCTGCAATTAATGGGGCAGGAAGCACGCACACTATCGCCCGGCGGTGAAACCGTAATTGCCAATCTGGCCGATATCATTGTTATTCAGGCGTTACGCCATTGGCTTAGCCATTCACCGCAAGCCAACATCGGTTGGCTGGGAGCACTGAAAGACCCGAAACTGGGAAAAGCTCTGACCGCAATTCACAACAGTCCGGAAACCAGCTGGACCGTTCAGCAACTGGCACAACAAGCGGGGATGTCACGTTCTGGCTTTTCCGCGCGTTTTACCGAGGTTATCGGTACCTCGGTTAAGCAATATGTTACCGACTGGCGCATGAATTTAGCCCGACTACGAATTATGCAATCGGACGTTACCCTGGCGCAGTTGGCTGATGAACTGGGTTATCAATCGGAAGCGGCATTTTCACGCGCGTATAAACGGGTTGTCGGAGAACCGCCGATGCGAGCGCGAGCGACGGCGGAATAG